The nucleotide sequence CCTAAAAACACATTAGGGTTACTTGTGACAAATTGAATTTCTTGCTTTATGTGTAAAGTGGTCACAAGGTCAATAACCCACTGACCTTGTGACGTGCAGATGTGTGAGTACACAGAATGCAAAACCACAGAATGGAGCCACAGGAAGTAACACTCCTGTGAGTCCATTTAAGTTGACCGCTGTTTTATGTTTGCAGGTTACATCCAGGCATGCAGGGCGCTGATGATTACAGCCATCTGTCTGGGCTTTTTTGGTTCGATTTCTGCTCTCATTGGAATGAAATGCACCAAAATCGGAGGAAGTGACAGAACCAAAGCCAGAATTGTCTGCATTGCTGGTGTGGAATTCCTACTTAGTGGTAAGTATAGTGGATTTGTCTGCGTCATATCTTGTGTAATCTAACTAAAGttctttttcttgttgttcTCAGGCATCTGCTCACTCTCAGCATGCTCCCTCTACGCACACCAGATAACAGCGGAGTTTTTCAACCCAACATATGTGGCACAGAAGTAAGAACTGTTTGACTGTGTAGCCAGTTTTttgatgtgaaaaaaatatcctTAAATACTGgtgtctgtctgcaggtatGAACTGGGAGCTGCGCTCTTTATCGGCTGGGCAGGTTCCATCCTCTGTATCCTCGGAGGCACCATACTCTGCTTCTCCATCGCAGGTTCCTCCAGCGAAAGGTTCGTTTGAGTAACACATACTATGTTTAGACACAGATGCACGTATGAATTCTGTTAAGTCACATAGGTGTTTGATTTATGAAGACGAATCTGTGTCCTGTCTCTTTCCAGCCACAGTCAGGCAAAGTATATCTACAAAGGTGCTGCCTCACATTCCCATATCTCCTCCTTCCCGAGAGGGCAGGCTCAGTCTGTCAACCAGAGGCCGCCTCCAGACTACAGCAACTCCTCCAGGATGCAGCACTTTGATAAGAATGCTTATGTGTGAGGGATGTGAATATAAAACACTTTTAGTCAAAGCCACTGGTGAGTCTTAAAAGCTCTACTAAGTGTTAAAGATACAGCGTGCCAGATGCAACGTGGTTGGTTCTGTCTAAAAGCGACAGAATTTGCTGTTATTAATTTGTGACTCACTGAGAATATTTAAGCGTTTCATCCAGGTGTCCAAATTTGAAGTTGTGTAATGCAGTTTACTCTCTGATATTGGGGAATTTCTATTTTCTATACAGCAGACAACGTGTGTATTTGGCCGTTGTACATATAACTGTGCATTTAATGATAGGATTAGTATTGTAATTAAACAGCAAAATCATAAACACTTGGTTTCTGGATCGTTGTAATATAATTTTTGcatcattttctattttttttatgtggtaGTGTGAAATGTTGTGTAAGACATTTTCTTTGTTGGTTGTATTCTTTAACACAAGTAACCTGCACATGTTGTTAATCTGTAATGACAGTACTTAAAACTGTGTCCAACACAGATGCTCTTGTTTTCCATTGCATAACCATTAACTACTTTGGAAACTCAAACTTGTATGTAAGGCTCTGTTTTTTAAGAGGAGTGTATGAGTagaaataa is from Epinephelus moara isolate mb chromosome 7, YSFRI_EMoa_1.0, whole genome shotgun sequence and encodes:
- the LOC126393317 gene encoding claudin-10-like isoform X1, with product MSVLQILAFLCGLGGLGATIGATVSNEWRQTSRASSVITVTWVLQGLWKNCAGNAIGAVHCRPHHTIFQLAGYIQACRALMITAICLGFFGSISALIGMKCTKIGGSDRTKARIVCIAGVEFLLSGICSLSACSLYAHQITAEFFNPTYVAQKYELGAALFIGWAGSILCILGGTILCFSIAGSSSESHSQAKYIYKGAASHSHISSFPRGQAQSVNQRPPPDYSNSSRMQHFDKNAYV
- the LOC126393317 gene encoding claudin-10-like isoform X2 — encoded protein: MLQEILAFVLSTSGWVLVSSTLPTDYWKVSSLDGTVITTATYWSNLWKTCVTDSTGVSNCKDFPSMLALKGYIQACRALMITAICLGFFGSISALIGMKCTKIGGSDRTKARIVCIAGVEFLLSGICSLSACSLYAHQITAEFFNPTYVAQKYELGAALFIGWAGSILCILGGTILCFSIAGSSSESHSQAKYIYKGAASHSHISSFPRGQAQSVNQRPPPDYSNSSRMQHFDKNAYV